The Candidatus Polarisedimenticolia bacterium genome window below encodes:
- the asnB gene encoding asparagine synthase (glutamine-hydrolyzing) has translation MCGIFGIVGDPVPAGIDRACDAMRHRGPDDRGTYLDAGAGLGMTRLAILDLSRAGHQPMGTEDDSLWIVHNGEVYNFGEERRRLEAKGLRFRSHTDTEVILRLYEELGPACIDRLRGMFAFAVWDARNRRLFAARDRLGIKPLYYAWDSHRLVFASELKALLASGLVEGRLSMEGLALYLTFGYVPSPCTLIEGVQALQPGHHLTLEKGRLTVRRYWDLPTGSDRHASRSADEREAAAELRALLTESVRLRLISDVPIGAFLSGGIDSAAVVALMAEARSGPVKTFSIGFDADGKTLDETDDAGFLAKHLGTDHTRRIVTGREVADLVDRLGRALDQPSFDGINSYIVSQVARTGVTVALTGLGGDELFAGYPHFWRLHWEYRNGGWPHTIQRSIKTALAGAGTLIQPWFRGTPLDRYADWARVQHGFVTRYGLSHTLFPPAQQHALCTPGLAASAPIGRLASDYLGALDDPRAHDLIARVSRLDLKGYMAHRLLRDMDAMSMAHSLEVRVPLIDHRLVEFAYALPASYKYQPGSAAPPGGEREASYRQLGAKRILIDSVRDLLPVGYEDRPKTGFHLPMASWMKSDLRPAVDDLLSRESVRRRGLFRPEAVARLLAGFHGGAVPWHQVWALAALELWQRQVLYSGAAAPAGDQRATA, from the coding sequence ATGTGCGGCATTTTCGGAATTGTGGGAGACCCGGTGCCTGCCGGGATCGATCGAGCCTGCGACGCCATGCGCCACCGCGGCCCCGACGACCGGGGCACCTACCTCGACGCCGGCGCCGGGCTGGGAATGACCCGGCTGGCGATCCTCGACCTGTCCCGGGCCGGCCACCAGCCGATGGGCACCGAAGACGACTCCCTGTGGATCGTCCACAACGGCGAGGTCTACAACTTCGGGGAGGAGCGACGCCGGCTGGAGGCGAAGGGTCTACGATTCCGATCACACACGGACACCGAGGTGATCCTGCGCCTGTACGAAGAGCTGGGCCCGGCGTGCATCGATCGCCTGCGGGGGATGTTCGCTTTCGCGGTCTGGGATGCCCGGAATCGGCGCCTGTTTGCGGCACGGGACCGCCTGGGCATCAAGCCCCTTTATTATGCGTGGGACAGCCACCGGCTCGTCTTCGCTTCCGAGCTGAAGGCCCTGCTGGCCAGTGGCCTGGTGGAGGGCCGCCTCTCCATGGAGGGGCTGGCGCTGTACCTGACCTTTGGCTACGTCCCCTCACCCTGCACGCTGATCGAAGGGGTGCAGGCGCTGCAGCCCGGGCATCACCTGACCCTGGAGAAGGGGCGCTTGACGGTGAGGCGCTACTGGGATCTGCCGACGGGCAGCGATCGGCACGCCTCGCGGTCGGCAGACGAGAGGGAGGCTGCCGCGGAACTCCGCGCCCTCCTGACGGAGAGCGTCCGCCTCCGGCTGATCAGCGACGTGCCGATTGGCGCCTTCTTGAGCGGGGGGATCGACTCGGCGGCCGTGGTCGCCCTCATGGCCGAGGCCCGCTCGGGGCCGGTCAAGACTTTCTCCATCGGCTTCGATGCCGACGGGAAAACCCTGGACGAGACCGACGACGCGGGCTTTCTCGCCAAGCACCTGGGAACCGACCACACGCGGCGCATCGTGACGGGCCGCGAGGTCGCCGACCTCGTCGATCGTCTCGGCCGGGCCCTCGACCAGCCGTCATTCGATGGAATCAACAGCTATATCGTGTCGCAAGTGGCACGCACTGGCGTGACCGTGGCCCTGACGGGACTCGGAGGAGACGAGCTGTTCGCGGGCTACCCTCATTTCTGGCGTCTCCATTGGGAATACCGGAATGGAGGATGGCCGCACACGATCCAGAGGTCGATCAAGACGGCCCTCGCGGGGGCAGGCACCTTGATCCAGCCCTGGTTTCGGGGGACGCCTCTGGATCGGTATGCGGACTGGGCCCGCGTGCAGCACGGTTTCGTCACCCGCTACGGTCTATCTCACACCCTTTTCCCGCCGGCGCAACAGCACGCCCTCTGCACCCCCGGATTGGCCGCATCGGCCCCGATCGGGCGGCTTGCCTCCGACTACCTGGGAGCCCTCGACGACCCGCGCGCCCATGATCTGATCGCGCGCGTCAGCCGCCTCGACCTCAAGGGGTACATGGCGCACCGGCTGCTGAGAGACATGGATGCCATGAGCATGGCCCACTCCCTCGAGGTGAGGGTGCCTCTCATCGACCATCGGCTCGTCGAGTTCGCCTACGCCCTGCCGGCTTCCTACAAGTATCAACCCGGGAGCGCCGCCCCGCCCGGCGGCGAACGGGAGGCCAGCTATCGTCAGTTGGGGGCGAAGAGGATTCTCATCGATTCGGTTCGGGATCTGCTGCCAGTCGGCTACGAGGACCGCCCCAAGACCGGATTCCACCTTCCCATGGCCTCCTGGATGAAGAGCGACCTCCGACCCGCCGTGGACGACCTGCTGAGCCGGGAGTCCGTGCGGCGGCGAGGGCTGTTCCGCCCGGAGGCCGTTGCGCGGCTTTTGGCGGGGTTCCATGGAGGCGCGGTTCCGTGGCACCAGGTCTGGGCGCTCGCGGCGCTCGAGTTGTGGCAGCGCCAGGTTCTTTACTCGGGCGCCGCCGCCCCGGCGGGCGACCAGCGGGCGACCGCGTGA